The Erythrobacter sp. genome segment GCCACCTGCCGAACGGAATGTGCCAGATGCCGCCTGATCGTCCTGCGCCACCAGCGCGGACATCCAGTAGATATCGGTAAACCCGATCCAGTCGGTGCCGCTGCCCAGATTCACCGGGCCTTCTTCGAGCACCTCGTCGTAATCCCAGTCGAAATTCACTCCTTCGCCGCCAGCGGCAATGGGGCCGGAATGGACGTTGAACGAACTGGGGCTGGCATTCACGCTGGTGCGGTTGACGAAGGCATAGGGGCGCAGCGCCACGGTGCCTTCCCCGGTGTTGCTGACGGCCTGAGTGACGGTGAGCATATAGTGCTCGTCAATCGCAAAGCGCAGGCGGAATTGCAGCCCCGCGCCGTTATCCCACCCCAGTGTGACCGGCGTTTCCTGCGTGAGCACGTCGCCCTGCACGACTCGCCACGGAGTACTCGCATCGGGCAGCGTCACGCCTTCACCCACCCAGCCGAACTGGGCGAAATGCTGGCCTGCCGTGCCTGCGGGAGAGAACAGGCGGATCGGGCCGCTGTCGCGTTCCACCGTCTGGCGATGGGTCTTGAGATCGATATCGTCCACCCGCGCACCGACCGGGTTGATCGAACCGCTGATTTCGGGCGCGTCGATCCGCACCCGCTCGGCGCTGGCGAGTGCAGTCTCGACATCGACCTGCTGCGCCGGGCCGCCATCGACGCCCGGATCGATCGCGCCGTCAACGCGCGCTGCCGGATTGTCTTCGCGGCTGGCCATGTTCGCGGGGACTTCCGGTTCCGGATAGTAGGTCCGCATGGCGAAATCCCAGCCGAACAGCAGGATCGCGCTCAGCACGACGGCGATGATAAGGTTACGCTGGTTGTCCAAGGTATGTCGATCCGTCGAGAAATAGGCTTGCGAGGTCTTTACGGAACCGGGTCATGCCCGTGTCCCCCCCAGGGATGGCAGCGCATTATACGCTTCAAGGCCAGCCATCCACCCCTTATCGCCCCGTAGCGTTCGAGGGACTGGATGGCATAGGCGCTGCACGATGGCTGATAGCGGCAGGTGGGCGGCAGCACCCGGCTGGGGCCAAGCTGCCAGGCGCGGGCGACGAGGATAAGGAGCTGCTTCACGCACGGCGGCTCCGGTTGCCGGTTCGCGGACGGCGGGCGGGATCGCCCCTCCCCTGCGCCGCGCGCTGGAGGGCAATGGCAAGTTCTTCCGCCAATTGTGCAAAATCGCGCTCCACTCCGCCCTCGCGTCCGATCAGCACGTGATCGTGATCGGGCAGTCCATGCGCAGGCAAGGCTGCGCGGAGCAATTCGCGGAACCGCCGCTTCATCCGGTTGCGGACCACCGCATTGCCGATCTTCTTGGTCACGGTAATCCCATAGCGCACCCCTGCCCCGCCATTAGGCCGCGCCAACAGCACGAACCCCGGCCGCGCCACACGCAAACCCCGGTTCGCCGCCAGGAAATCGGCGCGTCTGGTGAGTACGGGAATAGTCACGGGGTGTTATATAAGACTAACACGCAGCCACTTGAAGATGGCAGAAATGCAAACGGGCTC includes the following:
- the yidD gene encoding membrane protein insertion efficiency factor YidD codes for the protein MKQLLILVARAWQLGPSRVLPPTCRYQPSCSAYAIQSLERYGAIRGGWLALKRIMRCHPWGGHGHDPVP
- the rnpA gene encoding ribonuclease P protein component; the protein is MPVLTRRADFLAANRGLRVARPGFVLLARPNGGAGVRYGITVTKKIGNAVVRNRMKRRFRELLRAALPAHGLPDHDHVLIGREGGVERDFAQLAEELAIALQRAAQGRGDPARRPRTGNRSRRA